The Mycoplasma sp. 1654_15 genome contains a region encoding:
- a CDS encoding MPN527 family putative ECF transporter permease subunit: MKWSSRFHKSTVFNITVSGVFLALSLIFFVLSHQKFFTWPVVSSIGLKVDLSTLFILPIFVIANTLCGVAVLVIRFVLGPFIVPSASLDIDYFGNFILLFSSAIFIFLFLLLNKFIFKNEGKQSISTESQCSNSKKKLYKNLFLNLLCSTIVTSLLLTILNALFFTPVFFKLYKLTNNISPIDLAKKWNTDKVLKTFSLSLNYFLWAFVLYFPFNLVNFTVTSILFFGMYTVIVKNHSKLKKNFKY, translated from the coding sequence ATGAAATGATCTTCTAGATTTCACAAATCCACTGTTTTTAATATAACAGTTTCCGGTGTGTTTTTAGCACTTTCTCTTATTTTCTTTGTGTTATCGCACCAAAAATTTTTTACTTGACCAGTAGTTAGTAGTATAGGTCTTAAAGTCGATTTATCGACTTTATTTATTCTTCCGATTTTTGTAATTGCAAATACTTTATGTGGTGTAGCCGTTCTCGTAATAAGGTTTGTTTTAGGTCCTTTTATTGTTCCTTCAGCAAGCTTAGATATTGATTATTTTGGTAATTTTATCTTACTTTTTTCTAGCGCCATTTTTATTTTTCTTTTTTTATTATTAAATAAATTTATCTTCAAAAACGAAGGAAAACAAAGCATTTCTACGGAAAGTCAATGTTCAAATTCTAAGAAAAAATTATATAAAAATTTGTTTCTAAATTTGCTATGTTCTACTATTGTTACTTCATTATTACTAACAATTTTAAATGCTTTATTTTTTACTCCTGTATTTTTTAAATTATATAAATTAACAAATAACATTTCACCTATTGATTTAGCAAAAAAATGAAACACAGATAAAGTATTAAAAACTTTTTCTTTGTCTCTAAATTATTTTCTTTGAGCATTTGTTTTATATTTTCCTTTTAACTTGGTAAACTTTACAGTTACTTCAATTTTGTTTTTTGGAATGTACACTGTAATAGTAAAAAATCACTCAAAACTGAAAAAAAACTTCAAATATTAA